One genomic window of Staphylococcus hsinchuensis includes the following:
- the smpB gene encoding SsrA-binding protein SmpB: MPKKKKKSPGTLAENRKARHDFNIEDTIEAGIALKGTEIKSIRRGSANLKDSYAQVSKGEIFLQNMHIAPYEEGNQFNHDPRRSRKLLLHKKEILKLGDRTREIGYSIVPLKLYLKHGNCKVLLGVARGKKKYDKRQALKEKAVKRDVDREMKARY, translated from the coding sequence ATGCCGAAAAAGAAGAAAAAATCACCAGGAACATTAGCTGAAAATCGTAAGGCAAGACATGATTTCAACATAGAAGATACGATTGAAGCGGGCATTGCGTTGAAAGGAACTGAAATTAAGTCAATTCGTCGTGGTAGCGCAAATTTAAAGGATAGTTACGCACAAGTATCAAAAGGTGAAATCTTCCTTCAAAATATGCACATTGCGCCGTACGAAGAAGGTAACCAGTTCAACCATGATCCACGTCGTTCAAGAAAACTATTACTTCATAAAAAAGAAATATTAAAACTTGGCGACCGTACGAGAGAAATTGGTTATTCTATTGTTCCTTTAAAACTATATTTAAAGCATGGTAACTGCAAAGTATTACTTGGCGTTGCAAGAGGTAAGAAGAAATACGATAAACGTCAAGCATTGAAAGAAAAAGCAGTCAAACGCGATGTGGACAGAGAGATGAAAGCCCGTTATTAA
- a CDS encoding TrkH family potassium uptake protein has product MSKVNKPLYFYLLLFLSTTIIGALLLYLPYTGKKPINFIDALFVASSAFTVTGLSPVDVGTQFNLLGELVILALIQIGGLGIVTVTMLTLVILNRKISIKNRFLIMVTWNIDEPGGIIKLIKHLAIYSIVSETIGALCLCLTFIPKYGLGKGVFISIFTSISAFNNAGFALFKDNLIHFANDPVVIIVVPLLIIMGGLGHFVIIDLLYCRKLNKLSLHSKLVLSTTSILIVSGMVLFFLLEQANTLNHMGIIEKIGNAFLQSVTTRTAGFNTVDIGSITTPTALLFMLLMFIGGAPLSAAGGVKVTTFAIIVIFVLNTLRKEHSISLFNKEIFDKYIKMSIVIINISIAFIFFMTFIISMINPTISFIKILFEVVSAFGTVGLSMNLTPEYHGITKLLIVIVMLCGKVGLLTIARAIIPPKEPKNYHFPKAHIHL; this is encoded by the coding sequence ATGAGCAAAGTAAATAAACCATTATATTTCTATCTACTCTTATTTCTATCAACGACGATAATAGGAGCATTGTTACTTTATTTACCGTACACCGGTAAAAAACCTATCAATTTTATTGATGCGTTATTTGTAGCTTCGAGTGCATTTACAGTGACTGGCTTATCTCCCGTTGACGTAGGAACCCAATTTAATCTCTTAGGTGAGCTTGTTATTCTCGCCCTGATTCAAATCGGTGGTTTAGGGATTGTAACGGTGACGATGTTGACACTCGTTATTTTAAATAGAAAGATCTCAATAAAAAACAGATTCTTAATTATGGTTACTTGGAATATCGATGAACCGGGTGGCATTATTAAATTAATTAAGCATCTCGCAATTTACAGTATAGTAAGTGAAACAATTGGTGCGCTATGTTTATGTTTAACATTTATTCCTAAATACGGCTTAGGAAAAGGCGTGTTTATTAGTATATTTACATCAATATCTGCGTTTAACAACGCTGGGTTTGCATTATTTAAAGACAATTTAATTCATTTTGCGAATGATCCAGTGGTCATAATTGTTGTTCCGTTGTTAATCATCATGGGCGGTCTCGGTCATTTTGTAATTATAGACTTATTATATTGTAGAAAGTTAAATAAACTATCATTGCATTCAAAGCTTGTACTATCGACAACATCGATTTTGATTGTTTCAGGTATGGTACTCTTTTTCTTACTTGAACAAGCGAATACTTTAAATCACATGGGTATTATTGAAAAGATAGGAAATGCATTCTTACAATCTGTCACAACGCGTACAGCAGGATTTAACACTGTCGATATTGGTAGTATAACGACACCTACTGCCCTGTTATTCATGTTATTGATGTTTATCGGGGGCGCACCATTAAGTGCAGCTGGTGGTGTTAAAGTTACAACTTTCGCGATTATTGTCATATTTGTGCTAAACACTTTAAGAAAAGAACACAGTATTTCATTGTTCAATAAAGAAATATTCGATAAATATATTAAAATGTCTATTGTGATAATCAATATTTCTATCGCATTTATATTTTTCATGACTTTCATTATATCAATGATTAACCCGACGATTTCCTTTATTAAAATACTATTTGAAGTCGTTTCAGCCTTTGGTACAGTAGGATTGTCAATGAACTTAACACCGGAGTATCATGGAATAACTAAATTGTTAATCGTTATTGTGATGTTATGTGGTAAAGTCGGTTTACTCACGATTGCTAGAGCAATTATACCACCAAAAGAACCTAAAAATTATCACTTCCCTAAAGCGCACATACATTTATAA